CCGATGTTAATACTGCTGTGGATGACTCTGATAATGTTTTACTCAGAGTTAATACTGCCTATCAAACAGAAAACAGTTTTCAGGATGCCGGTTTCCGTACTTCCTATTTTTTAGCTCCTGTGCTCTCTTATAAGGTTAATGAAAAATTATCTTTCCTGATTAATACCGAATTTATGCAGGAAGAAAAAACAACTCCTGCAATGTTATTTTTAGGAAGAAGCAAATACTTGCAATTTGCCAATATCGAAGAATTAAATTATAACACAAAGTTATCTTTTACCAACAATGATTTGTCTGTAAAAAACCCTAAATACAATTTGCAGGCCCAGATGAATTATAAAATATCGGAACAATGGACTTCGCAAACAGTACTATCAAAAAGTTCGACAAAATCTAAAGGATATTACTCTTATCTTTCCGATAATGAAGATGGACAGGGAGATTTTTCTATTTACATTACAAAAGAAAATTCTTTTACGACCACTACTGATATTCAGCAAAATTTCACAGGCGATTTCAAAATTGGAAAGATGCGCAACAGAATTGTAATTGGACTTGATTATTTTCAAAAAAATTTAATGTACGGAGGCACCGGATGGAATGGCGTTTACAAAGTTACGCCTCAGGGAGAAATCAGACAATATGATGAGAACAATCCATATTATCTAACCACTTCATCTGTAGATAAATTACTGTCAACTACCGGAACCAGCAATGATAATTTAAGAAACAGTACCTATAGCATTTACGCGTCTGATGTAATTAATATAACCTCTAAATTAATTGCAATGGCAAGTTTACGTTTAGATTACTTTGACAATGAAGGGGACATCAATAACGATAAAGATGATTACAATCAAACAGCATTATCTCCAAAGTTTGGATTAATATATCAGCCAATTGAAGACAAATTAGCCTTATTTGCTAATTATATGAATGGTTTCAAAAATGTTGCACCAAATAATAGTCCAACTGAACCTCAAACTTTTGAACCAGAACAAGCCAATCAGTTAGAATTTGGTATCAAAGCAAATCTTTTAGCAGATAAATTAAATGCAACTGTAAGTTATTACGACATCAATGTTTCAAATTTATTGACAGTCGATCCTGCTAATATGGGGAGAAGCCTACAAGGTGGTAAGTCAAAAAGTAAAGGGTTTGAATTTGATCTGAATGCTTCTCCAGTAAAAGGTTTACATATTATTGCAGGATACAGCTATAATGACAGCAAAGTAACAAAAGGAGATCTGGATAATGTATGGCTGGAAGAAGGAAAAAGACCCATGTGGTCAGGTCCGGAAAACTTAATAAACCTGTGGGCAAACTATAAATTTATTGACGGAGCCCTTAAAGATTTTGGTTTAGGTTTTGGTGGAAATTATGCGAGCGAAAATGCTGTAGTAAACAGTGATAAACAGGGGAAATTTATACTCCCATCCTATACTGTTATAAACGGATCAGTTTTTTACGGAACAAAAAAAATCAGGGTAGCGCTAAATATCAATAATATTGCAAACAGAGAATATTTTAATGGTGGCTGGGCTACTGTAAATCCTCAAAAGCCAAGAAATATAGTGGCTAGTTTTAGCTATAAATTCTAAAACATCTAATTAATTCAAAAGGGAGCTGATTTTAAAATTAGCTCCCTTTAATTTTTAATCTAAAGTGATAAAAACTTCTTTGCTACAGTTTCTAAAAACAATTTATCTATTTCATATTTTAAGGATTCGAATCTTCTGCTATTAGTCAAAATATCAATTCATTAAATGTTCTTTCATTTATTCATCGATATCGGACAAACCGAATAATGTTTTTGAATTTGCCGAATTTTTAACGCATAACATGATGGTTGTTTTCGAATTATTCAGAAGACTCTAAAAGTTAAATGAGTAAAAACAACGGTTATTGTTTTTAATTATTCTAAATAAATATTAAGTTTGTGAAATATAAATTTTCCAATATAAACAGATTGAACTATGAAATCAAATTCACTTAAAAAATTAACTCTCTTAATGCTGATGCTTATAGCAACACCTTCCCTATTTGCTCACGCGTTATGGATCGAAACAAAAGCTACAGGTACAAAAGGCAAAGCCCAGGAAATATCCATATATTTTGGAGAATTCGCAGATAACGATATTACTAAAGCAGACAAATGGTTTTCTGATTTAAAAGACTTTACTTTAGTTTTAGTTTCACCTTCAAAAAAAGAAACGAAGTTAACTTCTAAAGCATTAGAAAATAAGTACCAGGCATTTTTTACTCCTGATGAAGACGGGGTTTACACCATTGTAATGCACCATAAAGTAAAAGATGTTTATGGAACTATGGTTTTAGATTATAACTCAAGTGCTACTGTGACAATTGGCAACAAAACCGCAGGTAATTATGCTACAGCAAATAATAATATAATTGGATTATTTAGTCAAAATGCTGATATAGCTAAGAAAAATGCTAACATCAACGTATTTGCTTTGTACGAAGGTGCATCTGCCAAAAAGCAAAAAGTAAAAGTGATTGCCCCAAATGGATGGGAAAAAGAATTATGGACAAATGATAAAGGAGAAATCTCTTTTACGCCAATCTGGTCTGGAAATTACATGGTAGAATTTGCTTATACTGAAAAAGCGACAGGTGAACACAACGGAAAAAAATACGATGAAATCTGGAAAATGGCAACTTATTTAATTGCCGTAAAATAAATTTAAAATTTAATTGCAGTAAGCCTTTTTCAATCCCGAAAAGGGCTTTTTTTGTTTAAAGACAATGTATAATATAAATTTTTACTTACATTATTTTAAAAATATACTTAAAAAAATTTAGTAAATAATTAACAAACAAGTAGTTGTAAAATTAATAATAATTAATCTAAATAAACTTTTAAATAATAAACTTACCTTCTATATTTGCAGAAAATTATTTTAAATTATTCTAAATAAACACCATGAAATATATTTTACTTTTCAGTTTATCATTTCTAAGTTTTGCTGCTTATAGTCAGGATTATTCAAATAACGATACTGCATCTGCAATTAATGATACTGTAAAAAACAAAAAGGGTGAAATACTGAATGAAGTTATTGTTACCAAAAGTAAAGAACCAAAACCTGTAACAGCAGTTCGTTCCGGATTAAAGCCAATGGATAATCCTCAAACCGTACAGGTTATTAATTCTGAAGTTATCGAACAACAACAAGCTATTAGGTTGAGTGAAGTTATAAAAAATGCCAATGGTGTTTATGTGAGTTCTGCTCGTGGAGGTGCACAAGAATCTTTTTACTCAAGAGGATACGATATGTCTTCCAATAATATGTTTAAAAATGGTTTTCGTTATAACGCCGGTTCTATACCTGATGTTTCTGGTTTAGACAAAGTTGAATTCTTAAAAGGCGGCTCCGCTTTATTATTTGGAAATGTAGCTCCCGGTGGAATTTTAAACCTTGTAACCAAAACACCTTTATTTACAAAAGGTGGTGAAATCTCAATGCAAATGGGAAGCTATACCTATTACAAACCGTCCGTTGATTTTTACGGTCCTCTTAGTAAATCAATTGCTTTTAGAATTAATGGTTCTTATGAAAATTCAGAAAGCTTTAGGGATGTAGTAAAAAACGAACGTTTGTATTTTAACCCGTCTTTATTGTTTTTCATCAATCCAAAAACACAAATTACAGTACAGGGAGATTATTTGACAGCTGACTGGACTCCTGATTTTGGAACTGGAATTATTGGAAAAAATATTTTGGATATACCTCGTAACACCTATTTTGGAGCACTTTGGTCAAATGGAAATACAAAATCTTCTAGTGCATCTGTATTGCTGAACCATGATTTTAACAAAAACTGGAAACTAAGCTTCAATAGCTCATACCAAACTTACGACAGAACTCAAAAGTCAACAGCTCAAATGTCTAATTTAGACGATCCTATAGTATACCCTGCTTATGGTAAATGGAATAGAGGATTAGTTCAAAATAAAAACTTAGAACAAATTCTTGGAGATCAATTGAGTTTACAAGGAACTTTTAATACAGGAAAAATCAAACATCAATTATTTACTGGCGTAGACTGGGAAAATTCATTCGTGACAGCTTACACTTATGCTTTCAGTGAAAAAGCTGTAAAGGTTAGACAATTTGACGGTACATATAAAAATGATCCTACTCTTTATGATACTATTGATCTTTTTAATTTTGATCCTTCAACACAAAGAACCGATATTCCTAATGGCAGAGCTACTCAAATTTTAAAAACAGATACGAATCGTTTTGGAGCGTATTTTCAGGATTTAATTTCAGTTACCAGTCAAATAAAAGTTTTAGTCGGTCTTCGTTGGTCTTGGCAGGAAGCAGAAGTTTCAACTTATAAAGAAACATTAACAAGTGGAGTTCAAACAGTATCTCCTGAAAAAGCTATTCCTACAGTTGCAGAAAAAAGATTAGACAATGCTTTCTCTCCAAAAATTGGCTTAGTATATCAACCACTAACAGATATGTCTTTATTTGCAAGTTATTCAAGCTCATTTACCCCAAATACAGGAAACACATTTAATAATGAAGCTCTTGATCCTTCTATTATAGATCAATACGAAGCTGGTATTAAAACAGATTTTTGGAAAGGAGTATTAAGTACAAACATAACCCTATATCAAATTACAAATGACAATTTAGTTCAAACTGCCGCATTTAAAGCAGATGGTATTACTCCAAATACTGATCAGAACTTGAAAATTTTAAGCGGAGGAACAAAAAGCAAAGGAGTAGAAATTGATGTTACAGCCAGACCTCTTGAAGGTTTAAGTATCATTGCAGGATATAGTTACAATGATATGCGTTACACAAAAACATCTGGAAAAGAAGGAAGTTTTGTTGAAGGAGATCGTCTTGCAAGAACACCAAAGAACACAGCTAATTTAAGTTTTTTCTATACAGTGCCAACAGGTATTTTAAAAGGATTATCAGTGGGAGCAGTCGGGAATTATATTGGTGACCGAATTGGTGGATGGAATAATTTATACTATTATGAGACAATCTTTAACCCCGTTACAGGTTTACCATTTATTGATCTAACAGACCCAACAAAACCAAAGCCTTTAAAATCAACAACTCTGACAATCCAAGATAGAGAAATTCCTTTAGAAGGTTATGCTACAGTTGATGTTTCAGCAGGATATAATTGGAAAAAAATATCAGTTTTATGCAAACTATCAAATATTACAAATGAACTGAATTATACAGTACACGAAAATTACAGTGTAAATCCAATTGCTCCCCGTCAGGTAATGGTTAGTCTGAAATACAAATTATAAACTTCTTTAGTTTATCAACTTTTAAAACTTTTTCTGCCTCTTTCAATTTTGAAAAGCAGGAAAAGTTTTTCTTTTTAAAATAAATAGTATTTTCGCCAGCGAAATACTGAATTTATAAAAAACCTTTTAAAATAAAAAACATGCCTAGTCCAGTTTCAGAATGCCTGTATTGCCAAAACAATGAAACCTTACACCAATTAATGATCAAAGTTGCAGATCTAAAGGTATCGCAGCTTTTTCTTTTTAAAGAACAATCATATACAGGCCGTTTAAATGTAGTTTACAAAGATCACGCAGTTGAATTTTATGAATTAAGTGATGAACAGCGCAATTTATTTATGGAAGATGTTGCTACAACAGCAAAAGCTATTGCAAAAGCATTTAATCCTGATAAAATCAATTACGGTGCTTTTAGTGACACTTTATCGCATTTGCACATGCACATTGTGCCGAAATACAAAGATGGTTATGGATTTGGAAGTGTTTTTGAAATGAACCCTCAAAAAACCTATTTATCTGATACGGAATATGATGCTGTTATAGCAAAAATTAAAGCCAATTTGTAATCAGATTTTAAATAAAGCATTTACTAAAAAAGCTTTTTCTGCCTCAGAAATTTGAAATGCAGAAAAAGCTTTTTCATTACAAAAACACTTGGTATTAATGCTAGATAACCCCCATCTTCTGCATCAGGAAAGTGGCACTTTTATTTTTACAAATTCCTTCTCGGAGTTTATAATCAAAATGTAAATCGTTATCTTTAATTTCTACCTCAAAACATTGGTTGGTCAAAGTTTCTGGATATTCATTCGTTGTTAAGCAAACCTCAATATCATGGGTTGCGATGGCACCGATTGCCTTTTTAGCAATCACCTTTTTAACCACTTCGATAGTTCCGTTCCTTTTGTCATCAGAGTTGGTTCCTCTTAAAATCTCATCCAGTAAAACAAAAGCCGGTTTCTCTTCTAAAGCATCCATAATTTGTTTTAAACGTTTGATTTCTGCAAAAAAGTACGATTCACTATCCGCTAAAGAATCTGATAATCGCATCGAAACTAAAACTGGAAGTGGATGAATTTTAGCCTCTGAAGCACAAACAACTGAACCTATTCCGCCTAAAACCATATTAATACCAAGACTTCTTATAAAAGTACTTTTTCCGGACATATTTGAACCGGTTAAAATCATAAACGATTCCGGATAAAAATGCGTATCATTCCCTACCCTGCTCACCGGATTTAATAACGGATGACTCAGACTTTTGAACTCTATTTTATACTCCGAATTAATTTCCGGAAAAACAAAATCAGGATTATTGTACGCCAGATTAGCAAGACTACTCAAAGATTCAAACTCCCCTATTACATCAATCCATTTTTCAAGCTGGTCAGCATAATTATGTTTCCACTTCAAAAGTGCCCTTAACACATGAAGATTGAATAAAAAGCTTCCGTTAAAAAGTGTAGCAGTCACAAGATTGCTAATTGTATCCATACGGGAAAACAATTCTGAAAGCTGTTTTAAATGTGAACCGGCTGATGTATTTTTAAAAATTAGCTGGCTTTGTAAATCAATTAGTTTTTTAGACTCAAATTTTTCCTGTTCAATCTTCTCAACCAAAAGACCATATTGTTTGATGATTTTATCGATATTATCTGCGTTGGCGATTTCAGACTGAATACGTTTCGTTACCCTTCCTAAAACAATCAGATTCGCAATAAATATATAAGTCACATAGGAGAGCAGAATCGTTTTTGAAGTAATAAAATAAGCTGTCAGTAAACCTAAAAACAACGTTGGCAAAACAATTGACAACACATTCAAAACTTTAGGTAATGAATTATTTCTAAATGATTTCCAGTGCATTAATGAATCATAACAATCTTTACTGTCATGACTGACAATTCCCAATGCGTTGAATTCCTGACGCCAGTCTGTTTTTGATGCAAGTTCTTTTATTGCTTCCTGATTTTGAATTATAATTTCATTAGAATTCAATTTCAACAATTGATTTGCCAATGTCTTTTTACCTATAAAAGTTGCCGTTCTGTTTAAATTCTGAAATAAAGAATGTTCTCCAAAGATATCCAGATCGTAGGCATAGGGATGATGAAAATCATTGAACTCAAAACCATTTTCAAAAGGAAGTTTTTCTCTTTTTAGGAAAGAAATTTCGTTTTTATTGACTTTTAAAAGCACTGTTAAAAGTTTTTTCTGGAAAGATAAACGCGAATGAATGCGCATTAAAAAGACAAAACCAGCAAAAAACAATAACGCACCAATTAGGTATATAACTTCATCTTTTTTGATGTAATAAAACATCAGAAACAAAAAAATAAAAATACTTAAAATCCTTAGAAGACTGATGGTGTTAAACTTTTTGCTCGTTTTGTTTAATAAATCTGTATAATGGGAAAACCTGTTTTTGTAATAGTCCATTTTTTCAATTTTGCTGAACCACAAATATAGGTTTTACGACTTCAAAATTTGATTTAATTTCAACGTAAATTAGTCATTATGCATTATTAAAACCGGAATAGAAACTTCTTTTGTTATTTTTTTACTAAAACTGGAAGTAAAAAGACTTTCAAAAAAAGATCTTTTATGCGTAATAGTTGTCAAAACGTCAACATCTTTGTACAGTACAAAGTCAAGTATGGTCTCTTTAACATCATCACTTGGCAATACTAAAAATTCTACATTTTCATTGGCAAACTCAACTTCCCATTCTTTAATGGTTTCGGCAGCCACATCAGATTCAGAGGTTTTTACGTACAAGCTTCGGACTTTAGCATTCGTTTTTTTAGCAATTTTCAATACCTTTCTCAATTCTTTTTTATCTTTTTCGCGATAACGGGTCGTAAATCCAATCACTTTTATTTTTTTGAATTTAGCATCTATCGGCACACATAAAACCGGAACATCTACACCTGAAATGACCGAACTTGTATTAGAGCCTGTAAAAAAAGTAGTCCAGTCAGAAATTCCGTTTGTACCCATAATAACAAAATCTGCTTTTTCCTCTTCTACAGCATTTTTTAAGTTATAAAGCAAATCACCATCCATCAAACGATGCTTGATAACAATTTCTTCTAAATTTCTTTCCATTGCAATAGTTTTCAGTTTAGGAATCTCATCCTTAAACATCTCAAAATTAGCCAGCTCTATAGAACTGTAGATAGCGGCATAATTTTCAGGAAAAAACTGGCTGTCATATACGGGAATTTCGAAGGTATGCAGTAGAACAAGTTCGGCGTTTACGACTTTGGCAAACTCTAACGCATGTACAAATGCATTTGTTGCTGCTTCAGAAAAATCGGTCGGGAATATTATCTTTTTCATATTACATTTTTTAGGTTATCTACATAAAGTTACTAAATCGTACTTAGAAGTTACCTGATAATTATCAGTTTTACAAAAATTTAACCCTAATTGATTATAAGAGATAATCTAATAAATTTTTAAAGCATCTATTTAAATAATATATAAAAACTTCTATCAATTAATACTTTATAAAATATAAAATACCAAATTCATAAGCCTTATAAAAACTTTGTACCTTTGCACCCTTGCAATTTACAACATGATACATCAAGATTCTATAGTCGCCCTGGCTACTCCATCCGGAGCAGGTGCTATTGCCATAATTCGTATTTCAGGTGCTGAAGCTATTTCTATTGGAAATTCAGTTTTTAAATCTGTAAAAAACAAAGATTTAACAAAGCAAAAAACACATACACTGCATTTAGGCCACATTGTCGATGATTCAAAAACTTTGGATGAAGTGCTGGTATCTGTTTTTAAAGGGCCTAATTCATACACAGGTGAGGATACTATCGAAATATCATGTCATGGTTCAACCTATATTCAGCAGCAAATCATTCAGTTATTATTGAGAAAAGGTTGCCGAATGGCCGATGCGGGTGAGTTTACACTGAGAGCTTTCCTGAACGGAAAACTGGATTTATCTCAGGCAGAAGCCGTTGCCGATTTGATTTCGTCTGATAACGAAGCCTCACATCAAATTGCCATGCAGCAAATGCGTGGCGGTTTTAGTAATGAAATTGCAAAATTACGGGAAGAGCTTCTGAATTTTGCATCGTTGATTGAACTGGAATTGGATTTTGCCGAAGAAGATGTTGAATTTGCTGACCGGACACAATTTAACGAATTATTAAACCGAATTGAATTTGTTTTAAAAAGATTAATTGATTCATTTGCCGTTGGGAACGTTATTAAAAACGGAATTCCGGTTGCTATTGTTGGAGAACCAAATGTTGGCAAATCGACTTTATTAAATGCTTTACTAAACGAAGAGCGCGCAATTGTGTCTGATATTGCCGGAACAACCCGTGATACCATTGAAGATGAACTGGTGATTGGCGGAATCGCATTCAGATTTATCGATACTGCCGGAATTCGCGAAACAAAAGATGTTGTAGAAAGTATTGGAATCAAAAAAACATTTGAAAAAATTGATCAGGCGCAGGTTGTCATTTATTTATTTGATGGCTTGAAATTCAAATCATCCAGTTCAGAGTTTATAAATGAAATTGAACAGATTAAAAACAAATACCCTTTAAAACCTTTACTTATAGTTGTAAATAAAAAAGATATTTTATCCGGGGAGGATGCTTTAAACATTAGTGCCAAACTCGAAAACTTAAATGCGAAACTTTTATTACTATCTGCAAAAAACAAAATTGGTATCGACGAATTAAAGAATGAATTATTGTCATTTGTAAACACAGGAGCTTTACGTAATAATGAGACTATCATTACAAATACAAGACATTATGATTCTTTATTGAAAGCTTTGGATGAAATACAAAAAGTAAAATTTGGACTGGAAAGCAATCTTTCCAGCGACTTAATTGCACTGGATATAAAAGAAGCTTTGTACCAATTCGGGCTGATTACGGGTCAGGTCTCAAACGATGAATTATTAGGGAATATTTTCGCCAACTTTTGTATTGGAAAATAGCAAGACAAAATAACGCAAAACAACAACAAACAAACGATTTAAAGCATTGATAAACAATACTTTAACTCATTTTTTAATTCCTTTTTCTTTTGGATGTTATGTGATGTTTTGATTAAATTTGTACCTTATTTGTACCTCGCTTGCTCGAGGTACAAATAATATTTTTTTTTGGCCAAATTATGGCACGCGTAGACACACATAGTCACAGTGGGACACTTAAAGTCACATTTCTATGAGTACGAACATTAAGATTACCCGAATCTGCGAATTCTGCCAAAATGAATTCACGGCCAAGACAACAAAAACACAGTATTGCTCGCTAAAATGCAGCAGCAGAGCCTACAAAGCAAGGACAAGAAAGTCTAAAATTGAGGAAAGCAACAGACAGACAGAAATTGCCCGGCATCCACAACTTGAAGCTGTAAAAACAAAAGATTTTCTGAGCGTTAATCAGGCCAGCCTTTTGTTTGGAATTAGCAAAAGGACAATTTACAGAATCATTTCCAGAGGAGAGCTCGATGTAGCCAAATTTGGAGCAAGGACGGTTATTCGAAAATGCGATATGGATGCTTTCTTTTCCATTCCACTGGAAGAGGCATTACTGCGTCCAGTTCAGGAATTCCCGGGATTAGAGAACTGTTATACTATTACGCAGATACAACAGAAGTTTGGCATATCGCCAGGGGCTCTCTATATGCTGATTCAGCGTCAGGGAATAGCCAAATATTCCATAGGGAAGTTTAATTATGTTGCGAAGAAAGATATTGATATTATATTTAATGTAAGAGAAAAATGAAAAAGGGAAATGTAAAACTGAGAAAAAAACTTTTGCCAAGCGGAATGATATCACTTTACCTTGATTTTTATCCGCCAATACTAAATAAAGAAACGAATAAGTACACAAGACGTGAATTCTTAAAACTGTACCTTTTTGAGCGTCCAAAAAATCAAATTCAAAAAATTTCCAATATTGAGACTCTCCATACAGCAGAGCTGATTCAGATTCGGAGACAAAACGAACTTCGGAAGCACGATGTCTATAGTGAATTTGAAAAAGAACAATTGGAAATCCAAAGGATAGCAATCGGCTCATTTTTAGATTATTTTAAAAATCTAGCTGATAAAAAACAGGGAAAGAACTATCAGATTTGGAACACTGCTATTATTCATTTTGAAAACTTTCTTTCTGGCGGAGACATTCGTTTTAAGATATAACGGTGACTTTGATGGAGGATTACAAGGAATATTTATTAAAAGCCAAAAACAGACGAGATAATGGGAATACTCTGGCTCGAAATACAGCGCTCTCCTATCATAACAAGCTTAAGACTACACTTAAAAGAGCATATAAAGAAGGAAAACTACGAACCGATATAAATGCCGGAATCGATTCAATTAAAGAGCAGGAGTCACAGCGAAATTTTCTAACTTTAAATGAAGCTAAAAAATTATTTGCAACTCCTTGCTCGAAAGAAATAGTTTTTAGAATTTCTATGTTTTCTACCCTCACTGGAATGAGATATTCAGATATAGCTAAATTAACCTGGTCAGAAGTTCAGTATAGAGAAGATGATGGATATTATATCAGGTTTAAACAAAAGAAAACTGAAGGCTTACAGACCATGCCGATATCAATTGAGGCATTTGAAACTCTTGGAGAGAGAGCAACTGATAATGACAAAGTTTTTACTGGTCTAAAAAAGTGGGATGTGGACAGGGTTTTACCAGTCTGGATTGCCCAAGCTGGAATTACAAAACACATAACTTTCCATTGTTTTCGGCACACCTATGCTACATT
The Flavobacterium flavigenum genome window above contains:
- a CDS encoding TonB-dependent siderophore receptor, translating into MKYILLFSLSFLSFAAYSQDYSNNDTASAINDTVKNKKGEILNEVIVTKSKEPKPVTAVRSGLKPMDNPQTVQVINSEVIEQQQAIRLSEVIKNANGVYVSSARGGAQESFYSRGYDMSSNNMFKNGFRYNAGSIPDVSGLDKVEFLKGGSALLFGNVAPGGILNLVTKTPLFTKGGEISMQMGSYTYYKPSVDFYGPLSKSIAFRINGSYENSESFRDVVKNERLYFNPSLLFFINPKTQITVQGDYLTADWTPDFGTGIIGKNILDIPRNTYFGALWSNGNTKSSSASVLLNHDFNKNWKLSFNSSYQTYDRTQKSTAQMSNLDDPIVYPAYGKWNRGLVQNKNLEQILGDQLSLQGTFNTGKIKHQLFTGVDWENSFVTAYTYAFSEKAVKVRQFDGTYKNDPTLYDTIDLFNFDPSTQRTDIPNGRATQILKTDTNRFGAYFQDLISVTSQIKVLVGLRWSWQEAEVSTYKETLTSGVQTVSPEKAIPTVAEKRLDNAFSPKIGLVYQPLTDMSLFASYSSSFTPNTGNTFNNEALDPSIIDQYEAGIKTDFWKGVLSTNITLYQITNDNLVQTAAFKADGITPNTDQNLKILSGGTKSKGVEIDVTARPLEGLSIIAGYSYNDMRYTKTSGKEGSFVEGDRLARTPKNTANLSFFYTVPTGILKGLSVGAVGNYIGDRIGGWNNLYYYETIFNPVTGLPFIDLTDPTKPKPLKSTTLTIQDREIPLEGYATVDVSAGYNWKKISVLCKLSNITNELNYTVHENYSVNPIAPRQVMVSLKYKL
- a CDS encoding HIT family protein: MPSPVSECLYCQNNETLHQLMIKVADLKVSQLFLFKEQSYTGRLNVVYKDHAVEFYELSDEQRNLFMEDVATTAKAIAKAFNPDKINYGAFSDTLSHLHMHIVPKYKDGYGFGSVFEMNPQKTYLSDTEYDAVIAKIKANL
- a CDS encoding universal stress protein translates to MKKIIFPTDFSEAATNAFVHALEFAKVVNAELVLLHTFEIPVYDSQFFPENYAAIYSSIELANFEMFKDEIPKLKTIAMERNLEEIVIKHRLMDGDLLYNLKNAVEEEKADFVIMGTNGISDWTTFFTGSNTSSVISGVDVPVLCVPIDAKFKKIKVIGFTTRYREKDKKELRKVLKIAKKTNAKVRSLYVKTSESDVAAETIKEWEVEFANENVEFLVLPSDDVKETILDFVLYKDVDVLTTITHKRSFFESLFTSSFSKKITKEVSIPVLIMHND
- a CDS encoding site-specific integrase, which produces MEDYKEYLLKAKNRRDNGNTLARNTALSYHNKLKTTLKRAYKEGKLRTDINAGIDSIKEQESQRNFLTLNEAKKLFATPCSKEIVFRISMFSTLTGMRYSDIAKLTWSEVQYREDDGYYIRFKQKKTEGLQTMPISIEAFETLGERATDNDKVFTGLKKWDVDRVLPVWIAQAGITKHITFHCFRHTYATLQIFSGTDIFTISKMLGHKSVKTTQIYTKIIDEKKREASLRISFK
- the mnmE gene encoding tRNA uridine-5-carboxymethylaminomethyl(34) synthesis GTPase MnmE, with the translated sequence MIHQDSIVALATPSGAGAIAIIRISGAEAISIGNSVFKSVKNKDLTKQKTHTLHLGHIVDDSKTLDEVLVSVFKGPNSYTGEDTIEISCHGSTYIQQQIIQLLLRKGCRMADAGEFTLRAFLNGKLDLSQAEAVADLISSDNEASHQIAMQQMRGGFSNEIAKLREELLNFASLIELELDFAEEDVEFADRTQFNELLNRIEFVLKRLIDSFAVGNVIKNGIPVAIVGEPNVGKSTLLNALLNEERAIVSDIAGTTRDTIEDELVIGGIAFRFIDTAGIRETKDVVESIGIKKTFEKIDQAQVVIYLFDGLKFKSSSSEFINEIEQIKNKYPLKPLLIVVNKKDILSGEDALNISAKLENLNAKLLLLSAKNKIGIDELKNELLSFVNTGALRNNETIITNTRHYDSLLKALDEIQKVKFGLESNLSSDLIALDIKEALYQFGLITGQVSNDELLGNIFANFCIGK
- a CDS encoding TonB-dependent receptor, giving the protein MNHLNQRILHLVICIFLISTTTSLSQNNGKLKGIITTSDGEPAAGINVFLKNTKYGTFTNDDGFFEFNKLKANIYTLQVSLTGYETLEQEITVSENKTATLNLQLKVSNKELKEVTIYSNGAKVFPKQSNYVSKIPLKNIENPQVYNVVTADLLKEQAITNFEDAMKNVPGIQKLWESTGSAGNGGSFYSLRGFQLQANIVNGLPGLTNGTLDPANIERIEVIKGPSGTLFGSSLISYGGLINTVTKTPFAGFAAEVSYLTGSFGLNRVAADVNTAVDDSDNVLLRVNTAYQTENSFQDAGFRTSYFLAPVLSYKVNEKLSFLINTEFMQEEKTTPAMLFLGRSKYLQFANIEELNYNTKLSFTNNDLSVKNPKYNLQAQMNYKISEQWTSQTVLSKSSTKSKGYYSYLSDNEDGQGDFSIYITKENSFTTTTDIQQNFTGDFKIGKMRNRIVIGLDYFQKNLMYGGTGWNGVYKVTPQGEIRQYDENNPYYLTTSSVDKLLSTTGTSNDNLRNSTYSIYASDVINITSKLIAMASLRLDYFDNEGDINNDKDDYNQTALSPKFGLIYQPIEDKLALFANYMNGFKNVAPNNSPTEPQTFEPEQANQLEFGIKANLLADKLNATVSYYDINVSNLLTVDPANMGRSLQGGKSKSKGFEFDLNASPVKGLHIIAGYSYNDSKVTKGDLDNVWLEEGKRPMWSGPENLINLWANYKFIDGALKDFGLGFGGNYASENAVVNSDKQGKFILPSYTVINGSVFYGTKKIRVALNINNIANREYFNGGWATVNPQKPRNIVASFSYKF
- a CDS encoding helix-turn-helix domain-containing protein — encoded protein: MSTNIKITRICEFCQNEFTAKTTKTQYCSLKCSSRAYKARTRKSKIEESNRQTEIARHPQLEAVKTKDFLSVNQASLLFGISKRTIYRIISRGELDVAKFGARTVIRKCDMDAFFSIPLEEALLRPVQEFPGLENCYTITQIQQKFGISPGALYMLIQRQGIAKYSIGKFNYVAKKDIDIIFNVREK
- a CDS encoding MutS-related protein → MDYYKNRFSHYTDLLNKTSKKFNTISLLRILSIFIFLFLMFYYIKKDEVIYLIGALLFFAGFVFLMRIHSRLSFQKKLLTVLLKVNKNEISFLKREKLPFENGFEFNDFHHPYAYDLDIFGEHSLFQNLNRTATFIGKKTLANQLLKLNSNEIIIQNQEAIKELASKTDWRQEFNALGIVSHDSKDCYDSLMHWKSFRNNSLPKVLNVLSIVLPTLFLGLLTAYFITSKTILLSYVTYIFIANLIVLGRVTKRIQSEIANADNIDKIIKQYGLLVEKIEQEKFESKKLIDLQSQLIFKNTSAGSHLKQLSELFSRMDTISNLVTATLFNGSFLFNLHVLRALLKWKHNYADQLEKWIDVIGEFESLSSLANLAYNNPDFVFPEINSEYKIEFKSLSHPLLNPVSRVGNDTHFYPESFMILTGSNMSGKSTFIRSLGINMVLGGIGSVVCASEAKIHPLPVLVSMRLSDSLADSESYFFAEIKRLKQIMDALEEKPAFVLLDEILRGTNSDDKRNGTIEVVKKVIAKKAIGAIATHDIEVCLTTNEYPETLTNQCFEVEIKDNDLHFDYKLREGICKNKSATFLMQKMGVI